Proteins found in one Corynebacterium freneyi genomic segment:
- the disA gene encoding DNA integrity scanning diadenylate cyclase DisA, which produces MSELSHDLLKTLAPGTGIRDGLERIRRGRTGALIVLGFDDDIEALCDGGFEIDVAFAPTRLRELCKMDGAVVLSTDGTRIRRANVQLVPDPSLPTDESGTRHRSAERTALQTGVPVIAVSQSMNIITVYADGVRHVLKDSAEILSRANQALGTVERYRARLDAESEELFEAEMAGFASASEVVGVLRLSELLRRAAQSVSRDVVALGSDGHQLDVQLRELVADTAPDARLLLHDYLVTASGLPDEADVDAALAGLAELPDPDLLGPRAVAQVLGFPTDAESLDERVDPRGYRALARVPRMQYSLMDKLVARFVTLPSLLRAQTEDLAALEGVGPLWARHVRQGLDRLT; this is translated from the coding sequence GTGTCCGAACTGAGCCATGACCTGCTGAAAACCCTCGCCCCGGGGACCGGTATCCGCGACGGGCTGGAGAGGATCCGCCGGGGGCGGACGGGCGCGTTGATCGTGCTCGGCTTCGACGATGACATCGAGGCGCTGTGCGACGGCGGGTTCGAGATCGACGTGGCGTTCGCGCCGACGCGGCTGCGGGAGCTGTGCAAGATGGATGGCGCGGTGGTGCTGTCGACCGATGGCACTCGCATTCGGCGGGCGAACGTGCAGTTGGTGCCGGATCCGTCGCTGCCGACGGACGAGTCGGGGACGCGGCACCGGTCGGCGGAGCGCACGGCGTTGCAGACGGGGGTGCCGGTGATTGCGGTGTCGCAGTCGATGAACATCATCACGGTGTATGCCGATGGGGTGCGGCATGTGTTGAAGGATTCGGCGGAGATTCTGTCGCGGGCGAATCAGGCGCTGGGTACCGTCGAGAGGTACCGGGCGCGGCTGGACGCGGAGTCGGAGGAGCTGTTCGAGGCGGAGATGGCGGGGTTCGCGTCGGCGTCGGAGGTCGTGGGGGTGCTGCGGTTGTCGGAGTTGCTGCGGCGGGCGGCGCAGTCGGTGTCGCGGGACGTGGTGGCGTTGGGGTCGGATGGGCATCAGCTGGACGTGCAGTTGCGGGAGCTCGTCGCCGACACGGCCCCCGATGCGCGGTTGTTGCTGCACGATTACCTGGTCACGGCTTCGGGGCTTCCCGACGAGGCCGACGTGGACGCCGCGTTGGCGGGTCTGGCGGAGTTGCCGGATCCGGATTTGCTGGGGCCGAGGGCGGTGGCGCAGGTGTTGGGATTCCCGACGGACGCGGAGTCGTTGGACGAGCGCGTCGATCCGCGTGGTTATCGTGCGCTGGCGCGGGTGCCCCGGATGCAGTATTCGCTGATGGACAAGCTGGTGGCGCGGTTCGTGACGTTGCCGTCGTTGTTGCGGGCGCAGACCGAGGATTTGGCCGCGTTGGAGGGCGTGGGCCCGTTGTGGGCGCGGCACGTGCGGCAGGGGTTGGACCGGTTGACGTAG
- a CDS encoding lipase family protein, with translation MSASMVAGGPMRRRLVAALLVVVACFGVAACSGGGFEGADAGRAKPPPVVREPGTVVTEMPLSVESPSVAAARRIVYASTDAHGASNVVSGSVLEPTAKWTGDGPRPLLVIAPGTQGSADNCAPSLTMQFGTAPPPPSTHFLDLGWAVAITDYEGLGTPGGHTYLVREAQGHAVLDVARAAESLLPRESEEAEEATPIALFGFSQGGAATAAAAELAAEHAPELNIRAVYAGGVPADVPSTAEEIDGSALSGAMGYALNGLVTAYPGVGEEVTAMLGEEGRRFLDDTAAQCVGATLALWGHRDSSDFTRDGKSFARHLGSEAGPGLRAAVDKQRLGTVAPEIPVFVTHNVQDDVIPVEGARRLVRDWCEAGANVTYVEVDEDLGEASHGLAWQLTRDESFGWLVSVMGGPDAPGAEGTC, from the coding sequence ATGAGCGCTTCGATGGTGGCGGGTGGCCCGATGCGGCGCCGCCTGGTCGCGGCGTTGCTGGTGGTGGTGGCGTGTTTCGGGGTGGCGGCGTGTTCGGGTGGCGGGTTCGAGGGGGCCGATGCGGGGCGGGCGAAGCCGCCGCCGGTGGTGCGGGAGCCGGGCACGGTGGTCACGGAGATGCCGTTGTCGGTGGAGTCGCCGAGCGTGGCTGCGGCGCGGAGGATCGTGTACGCGTCGACGGATGCGCATGGGGCGTCGAACGTGGTCAGTGGTTCGGTGTTGGAGCCGACGGCGAAGTGGACGGGTGATGGGCCGCGGCCGTTGTTGGTCATCGCCCCGGGGACGCAGGGGTCGGCGGATAATTGTGCGCCGTCGTTGACCATGCAGTTCGGCACCGCTCCCCCGCCGCCGTCGACGCATTTCCTGGATTTGGGGTGGGCGGTGGCCATCACGGATTACGAGGGGTTGGGCACTCCGGGCGGGCACACGTATCTGGTGCGCGAGGCGCAGGGGCATGCGGTGCTCGATGTGGCGCGGGCGGCGGAGTCGTTGTTGCCGCGGGAGTCGGAGGAGGCGGAGGAGGCGACGCCGATCGCGCTGTTCGGGTTTTCGCAGGGCGGTGCGGCGACGGCTGCGGCGGCGGAGTTGGCGGCGGAGCATGCCCCGGAGCTGAACATTCGGGCGGTGTATGCGGGCGGGGTTCCGGCGGATGTGCCGTCGACGGCGGAGGAGATCGACGGGTCGGCGTTGTCGGGCGCGATGGGGTATGCCCTCAACGGGCTGGTCACGGCGTATCCGGGGGTCGGCGAGGAGGTCACGGCGATGCTCGGGGAGGAGGGCCGCAGGTTTCTCGACGACACCGCCGCCCAGTGCGTCGGCGCGACGTTGGCGTTGTGGGGGCACCGCGATTCCTCGGATTTCACGCGCGACGGGAAGTCTTTTGCGCGGCACCTGGGTTCGGAGGCCGGGCCGGGGTTGAGGGCGGCCGTCGACAAGCAGAGGTTGGGTACGGTCGCGCCGGAGATACCGGTGTTCGTGACGCACAACGTGCAGGATGACGTGATTCCCGTCGAGGGTGCGCGGCGGCTGGTGCGGGATTGGTGCGAAGCCGGCGCGAACGTGACGTACGTGGAGGTCGACGAGGATCTCGGCGAGGCGTCGCATGGGCTGGCGTGGCAGCTGACGCGGGATGAGTCGTTCGGGTGGTTGGTCTCCGTGATGGGCGGCCCGGATGCCCCGGGGGCGGAGGGGACGTGCTGA
- a CDS encoding carbonic anhydrase — MPRTPETVWKQLLEGNRRFMAGHSAHPNQDPSRREKLTAGQNPAVVVLSCSDSRVPVEIIFDQGLGDVFVIRTAGHITDLSVLASLEFAVDSLGVNLVVVLGHESCGAVKAAHAALDGGDLPGGFQRVLVEKVTPSLLAARKDGQNTSDELERRHVREIVNHIIDRSPEIKTRLAEGTVGVVGMRYHLGDGRAEVVVTKGVSDDPLV, encoded by the coding sequence ATGCCACGCACCCCTGAAACAGTCTGGAAGCAACTGCTCGAGGGAAACCGCCGGTTCATGGCGGGCCACTCCGCCCACCCGAACCAGGACCCCTCCCGCCGCGAGAAGCTGACCGCCGGCCAAAACCCCGCCGTCGTCGTGCTGTCCTGCTCCGACTCCCGCGTCCCCGTCGAAATCATCTTCGACCAAGGCCTCGGCGACGTCTTCGTCATCCGCACCGCCGGCCACATCACCGACCTGTCCGTACTGGCGTCCCTCGAATTCGCCGTCGACTCCCTCGGCGTCAACCTCGTCGTCGTCCTCGGCCACGAATCCTGCGGCGCCGTCAAAGCCGCCCACGCCGCCCTCGACGGCGGCGACCTGCCCGGCGGATTCCAACGCGTCCTCGTCGAAAAGGTCACCCCCTCCCTCCTCGCCGCCCGCAAGGACGGCCAAAACACCTCCGACGAACTCGAACGCCGCCACGTCCGCGAAATCGTCAACCACATCATCGACCGGTCGCCCGAAATCAAAACCCGCCTCGCCGAAGGCACCGTCGGCGTCGTCGGCATGCGCTACCACCTCGGCGACGGACGCGCCGAAGTCGTCGTGACCAAGGGAGTCAGCGACGACCCGCTAGTCTGA
- a CDS encoding pirin family protein, with the protein MTTMAVLEPRDVPLGGYRSITVRRTLPHIERTSVGPFIFADHFGPTEPAMDIAPHPHTHLATCTWLFSGRVRHADRGLHHFTTRAVVSEATITAGRDGAVLILLAGDPYGEDLLMFWNFVGDDESAVRSAREDWENVETRASRFGVVEGYPGFDGEPTRAQIDRIPAPPMPSVKLRPRRNK; encoded by the coding sequence ATGACAACAATGGCCGTTCTCGAGCCCCGCGACGTCCCCCTCGGCGGCTACCGCTCCATCACCGTGCGCCGCACCCTGCCGCACATCGAGCGCACCAGCGTCGGCCCCTTCATCTTCGCCGACCACTTCGGTCCCACCGAACCCGCAATGGACATCGCCCCGCACCCGCACACCCACCTGGCCACCTGTACGTGGCTGTTCTCCGGCCGGGTGCGCCACGCCGACCGCGGCCTGCACCACTTCACCACCCGCGCCGTCGTCTCCGAGGCGACCATCACCGCCGGCCGCGACGGCGCCGTCCTGATCCTCCTGGCCGGCGACCCCTACGGCGAAGACCTGCTGATGTTCTGGAACTTCGTCGGCGACGACGAATCCGCCGTCCGCTCCGCCCGCGAGGACTGGGAAAACGTCGAGACCCGCGCCTCCCGCTTCGGCGTCGTCGAAGGCTACCCCGGCTTCGACGGCGAACCCACCCGCGCCCAAATCGACCGGATCCCGGCGCCGCCGATGCCGTCGGTGAAACTCCGTCCGCGCCGCAACAAGTAG
- a CDS encoding DUF4236 domain-containing protein, whose product MGIYFRKRTKVGKDSWLNWSKSGVSGSKRIGPVTVNSRGGFSVRLGKGLNFRGRWK is encoded by the coding sequence ATGGGGATCTACTTCCGCAAGCGCACCAAGGTCGGCAAGGATTCCTGGCTCAACTGGTCGAAGTCCGGGGTTTCGGGTTCGAAGCGCATCGGGCCGGTGACCGTCAACAGCCGCGGCGGATTCTCCGTCCGCCTGGGCAAGGGCCTGAATTTCCGGGGCCGCTGGAAGTAA
- a CDS encoding A/G-specific adenine glycosylase codes for MKSTHSGGSSASGDWRGGLVDWFRVNARDLPWREPGTSAWGVLVSEVMSQQTPVARVAPVWRRWMGLWPGPEELAAAPADLVLREWGKLGYPRRALRLRECAAVIVAEHGGRVPSDVGALLALPGVGDYTARAVAAFAFGARTPVVDVNVRRVLRRHRQGVFLPGPHRRADLDVVEGLLYDDPSAAAELSVAWMELGATVCRTSPACGECPVRGSCAWVAAGSPGPSEEELAAAKRRVQKFEGTDRQVRGKLLDVLRGSESPVERAVLDAVWPDAAQRSRALFSLLDDGLAVQEADGRFRLPR; via the coding sequence TTGAAATCAACGCATTCCGGGGGTTCGTCGGCAAGCGGGGATTGGCGGGGTGGCCTCGTGGATTGGTTTCGGGTCAATGCCCGGGATTTGCCGTGGCGGGAGCCGGGTACGTCGGCGTGGGGGGTTTTGGTCAGTGAGGTGATGAGTCAGCAGACGCCGGTGGCGCGGGTGGCGCCGGTGTGGCGTCGGTGGATGGGGTTGTGGCCGGGGCCGGAGGAGTTGGCGGCGGCGCCGGCGGATCTGGTGCTGCGGGAGTGGGGGAAGTTGGGGTATCCGCGGCGGGCGTTGCGGTTGCGGGAGTGTGCGGCGGTGATCGTCGCGGAACATGGGGGTCGGGTGCCGTCGGATGTGGGGGCGTTGTTGGCGTTGCCGGGGGTCGGGGATTACACGGCGCGGGCGGTGGCGGCGTTTGCGTTCGGGGCGCGGACGCCGGTGGTGGATGTGAATGTGCGGCGGGTGTTGCGGCGGCATCGGCAGGGGGTGTTTTTGCCGGGTCCGCATAGGCGGGCGGATTTGGATGTGGTGGAGGGGTTGCTTTACGACGATCCGTCGGCTGCGGCGGAGTTGTCGGTGGCGTGGATGGAGTTGGGGGCGACGGTGTGCCGGACGTCGCCGGCGTGCGGTGAGTGTCCGGTGCGGGGGTCGTGTGCGTGGGTGGCGGCGGGGTCGCCGGGGCCGTCGGAGGAGGAGTTGGCGGCGGCGAAGCGGCGGGTGCAGAAGTTCGAGGGCACGGATCGGCAGGTGCGGGGGAAGTTGTTGGATGTGTTGCGGGGGTCGGAGTCGCCGGTGGAGCGGGCGGTGCTCGATGCGGTGTGGCCGGATGCGGCGCAGCGGTCGCGGGCGTTGTTTTCGCTGCTCGATGATGGTTTGGCGGTGCAGGAGGCCGATGGCCGGTTTCGGTTGCCTCGGTAG
- the mgtE gene encoding magnesium transporter, with product MASSHTGLEFDVLADHLALMLAQEDLVSIEKVIRDMSPSDLVDVLEREDPDDRAIIYRLLPREVAVEVFERFSPGMRADLLTGLRDEHVVGVFEHLDPDDRVSLVDELPATVSAKLFSGLSEKERALTAPILGYPSGTIGRHMSTEYVRLRPGMTPREAFDHVRASGDGAETVYLLMVTDDHRRLEGVVGMRDLIFALDGDSADGDSRDDDPAAEPITVRDLMKSPESVTASEDAEKAARRAVRTTHLVTPVVDEENRLIGILTVDDANRIIDRADEEDAARAGASEPLDRPYLITSVTTLVRSRIVWLLVLALSAILTVQVLEMFEDALATVVTLSLFIPLLTGTAGNTGSQAATTVTRALAVGEVRLRDTWKVAWREVRVGLTMGVLLGMIGAVVAGLVYGMDFGLIIGLTLVSICTIAATVGGIMPMVARAIKADPAVFSTPFISTFCDASGLIVYFLIAKAVLGI from the coding sequence ATGGCCTCTTCCCACACCGGACTCGAGTTCGACGTTCTCGCCGACCACCTGGCGCTGATGCTGGCGCAGGAGGATCTCGTCTCGATCGAGAAGGTGATCCGCGACATGTCGCCGTCGGATCTGGTCGACGTCCTCGAGCGCGAGGACCCCGACGACCGGGCGATCATCTACCGTCTGCTGCCGCGCGAGGTGGCGGTGGAGGTGTTCGAGCGGTTCTCCCCGGGCATGCGCGCGGACCTGCTGACGGGGTTGCGCGACGAGCACGTCGTCGGCGTTTTCGAGCACCTCGACCCCGACGACCGGGTGTCGCTGGTCGACGAGCTGCCCGCGACGGTGTCGGCGAAGCTGTTTTCGGGCCTGTCGGAGAAGGAGCGGGCGCTGACCGCGCCGATCCTCGGCTACCCGTCCGGAACCATCGGGCGTCACATGTCCACCGAATACGTGCGACTGCGGCCGGGGATGACGCCGCGGGAGGCGTTCGACCACGTTCGCGCCAGCGGCGACGGCGCGGAGACCGTGTACCTGCTCATGGTCACCGACGACCACCGCCGGCTCGAGGGCGTCGTGGGAATGCGGGACCTGATTTTCGCGCTCGACGGGGATTCGGCCGACGGTGATTCGCGTGACGACGACCCCGCCGCGGAGCCGATCACCGTGCGGGACCTGATGAAGTCCCCGGAATCCGTGACGGCGTCGGAGGACGCCGAGAAAGCGGCCCGCCGGGCGGTGCGCACCACCCACCTGGTCACGCCCGTGGTCGACGAGGAGAACCGGCTGATCGGCATCCTCACCGTCGACGACGCCAACCGCATCATCGACCGCGCCGACGAGGAAGACGCCGCCCGAGCCGGCGCGTCCGAGCCGCTGGACCGCCCGTACCTGATCACGTCGGTGACCACCCTGGTGCGGTCGCGCATCGTGTGGCTGCTGGTGCTGGCCCTGTCGGCGATTCTCACGGTGCAGGTGCTGGAGATGTTCGAGGACGCCCTGGCCACGGTGGTAACGCTGTCGCTGTTCATCCCCCTGCTCACCGGCACCGCCGGCAACACCGGCTCGCAGGCCGCGACGACCGTGACCCGCGCGCTGGCCGTCGGCGAGGTGCGGCTGCGCGACACGTGGAAGGTGGCGTGGCGCGAGGTCCGCGTCGGACTGACCATGGGCGTGCTGCTCGGCATGATCGGCGCCGTCGTCGCGGGGCTGGTCTACGGCATGGACTTCGGGCTGATCATCGGCCTGACGCTGGTGTCCATCTGCACCATCGCAGCCACCGTCGGCGGCATCATGCCGATGGTCGCCCGCGCCATCAAGGCCGACCCGGCGGTGTTCTCGACGCCGTTCATCTCCACGTTCTGCGATGCGTCCGGTTTGATCGTGTACTTCCTCATCGCGAAGGCGGTGCTGGGGATCTAG
- a CDS encoding ATP-dependent Clp protease ATP-binding subunit, translating to MFERFTDRARRVVVLAQDEARELNHNYIGTEHILLGLISEGDGVAAKALESMGISLEAVRSEVVDIIGRGAQPPSGHIPFTPRAKKVLEYSLREALQLGHKYIGTEHILLGLIREGEGVAAQVLVKLGADLPRVRQQVIQLLSGFQGGDSDGAGGGPEQRPVGATSGQRVADGNHQAGSLVLDQFGRNLTVAAREGKLDPVVGREKEIERIMQVLSRRTKNNPVLIGEPGVGKTAVVEGLALDIVNGRVPETLKDKQLYSLDLGSLVAGSRYRGDFEERLKKVLKEINQRGDIILFIDEIHTLVGAGAAEGAIDAASILKPKLARGELQTIGATTLDEYRKHIEKDAALERRFQPVNVPEPSVDLTIEILKGLRDKYEQHHRVSITDQALVAAATLSDRYINDRFLPDKAVDLIDEAGARMRIKRMTAPADLQEIDGRIADVRREKEAAIDAQDFEKAAGLRDTERKLGEERREKEKKWRSGESDTITEVGEEQIAEVLANWTGIPVFKLTEEESSRLLRMEEELHKRIIGQDEAVQAVSRAIRRTRAGLKDPKRPSGSFIFAGPSGVGKTELSKALAEFLFGDEDSLIQIDMGEFHDRFTASRLFGAPPGYVGYEEGGQLTEKVRRKPFSVVLFDEIEKAHKEIYNTLLQVLEDGRLTDAQGRVVDFKNTVLIFTSNLGTQDISKAVGMGFSGVGEQDADGQYERMKGKVHDELKKHFRPEFLNRIDEIVVFKQLSREEIVEMVDLMLARVSEQLKEKRITMEVTDKAKNLLAKRGFDPVLGARPLRRTIQREIEDQLSEKILYGQIGMGETVRVDVDGWDGESEGTDATFTFTTTSTDGADVPDELDGLEAMGNAEGTIDSGAGDVIDAAEAAIEEATLKEKYGESGSESAEGAEGDAGKDA from the coding sequence ATGTTCGAGAGGTTCACCGACCGCGCCCGGCGCGTCGTCGTCCTGGCGCAGGACGAGGCACGCGAGCTCAACCACAATTACATCGGCACCGAGCACATCCTGCTCGGCCTCATCAGCGAGGGCGACGGCGTCGCCGCCAAGGCCCTGGAGTCCATGGGCATCTCGCTGGAAGCCGTGCGCTCCGAGGTCGTCGACATCATCGGCCGCGGCGCCCAGCCGCCCAGCGGGCACATCCCGTTCACCCCGCGGGCGAAGAAGGTCCTGGAGTACTCGCTGCGCGAGGCCCTCCAGCTCGGCCACAAGTACATCGGCACCGAGCACATCCTGCTCGGTCTGATCCGCGAAGGCGAGGGCGTCGCCGCGCAGGTGCTGGTCAAGCTCGGCGCCGACCTGCCGCGCGTGCGCCAGCAGGTCATCCAGCTGCTGTCCGGCTTCCAGGGCGGCGACTCCGACGGCGCCGGCGGCGGCCCGGAGCAGCGTCCCGTGGGCGCCACCTCCGGCCAGCGCGTCGCCGACGGCAACCACCAGGCCGGTTCGCTGGTGCTCGACCAGTTCGGCCGCAACCTCACCGTCGCCGCCCGCGAAGGCAAGCTCGACCCGGTCGTCGGCCGAGAGAAGGAAATCGAGCGCATCATGCAGGTGCTCTCGCGTCGCACGAAGAACAACCCGGTGCTCATCGGCGAGCCCGGCGTCGGCAAGACTGCCGTCGTCGAGGGCCTGGCCCTGGACATCGTCAACGGCCGCGTGCCCGAGACCCTCAAGGACAAGCAGCTCTACTCCCTCGACCTGGGTTCCCTCGTCGCCGGTTCCCGCTACCGCGGCGACTTCGAGGAGCGCCTGAAGAAGGTGCTCAAGGAGATCAACCAGCGCGGCGACATCATCCTGTTCATCGACGAGATCCACACCCTCGTCGGCGCGGGTGCCGCCGAGGGGGCCATCGACGCCGCGTCGATCCTGAAGCCGAAGCTGGCCCGCGGCGAGCTGCAGACCATCGGCGCCACCACGCTCGACGAGTACCGCAAGCACATCGAAAAGGACGCCGCCCTGGAGCGCCGCTTCCAGCCGGTCAACGTGCCGGAGCCGAGCGTCGACCTGACCATCGAGATCCTCAAGGGCCTGCGCGACAAGTACGAGCAGCACCACCGCGTGTCCATCACCGACCAGGCGCTCGTCGCCGCGGCGACCCTGTCGGACCGCTACATCAACGACCGCTTCCTGCCGGACAAGGCCGTCGACCTCATCGACGAGGCCGGCGCCCGCATGCGCATCAAGCGCATGACCGCCCCGGCGGACCTGCAGGAGATCGACGGCCGGATCGCGGACGTGCGCCGCGAGAAGGAAGCCGCCATCGACGCCCAGGACTTCGAGAAGGCCGCCGGCCTGCGCGACACCGAACGCAAGCTGGGGGAGGAGCGCCGCGAGAAGGAGAAGAAGTGGCGCTCCGGCGAGTCCGACACCATCACCGAGGTCGGCGAGGAGCAGATCGCGGAGGTGCTGGCCAACTGGACCGGCATCCCGGTGTTCAAGCTCACCGAGGAAGAGTCCTCGCGCCTGCTGCGCATGGAGGAGGAGCTGCACAAGCGGATCATCGGCCAGGACGAGGCCGTGCAGGCCGTGTCCCGCGCCATCCGCCGCACCCGCGCCGGCCTGAAGGACCCGAAGCGCCCGTCCGGTTCGTTCATCTTCGCCGGCCCGTCCGGCGTCGGTAAGACTGAGCTGTCGAAGGCGCTGGCGGAGTTCCTGTTCGGCGACGAGGATTCGCTCATCCAGATCGACATGGGCGAGTTCCACGACCGCTTCACCGCCTCCCGCCTGTTCGGCGCTCCTCCGGGCTACGTCGGCTACGAGGAGGGCGGCCAGCTCACCGAGAAGGTCCGCCGCAAGCCGTTCTCCGTCGTGCTGTTCGACGAGATCGAAAAGGCCCACAAGGAGATCTACAACACCCTCCTGCAGGTCCTCGAGGACGGTCGCCTCACCGACGCGCAGGGTCGCGTCGTCGACTTCAAGAACACGGTGCTCATCTTCACCTCGAACCTGGGCACGCAGGACATCTCGAAGGCCGTCGGCATGGGCTTCTCCGGCGTCGGCGAGCAGGACGCCGACGGCCAGTACGAGCGCATGAAGGGCAAGGTCCACGACGAGCTGAAGAAGCACTTCCGTCCGGAGTTCCTCAACCGCATCGACGAGATCGTGGTGTTCAAGCAGCTGTCCCGCGAGGAGATCGTGGAGATGGTCGACCTGATGCTGGCCCGCGTGTCGGAGCAGCTGAAGGAAAAGCGCATCACCATGGAGGTCACCGACAAGGCGAAGAACCTGCTGGCCAAGCGCGGCTTCGACCCGGTGCTGGGCGCCCGCCCGCTGCGCCGCACGATTCAGCGCGAGATCGAGGACCAGCTGTCCGAGAAGATCCTGTACGGCCAGATCGGCATGGGCGAGACCGTCCGCGTCGACGTCGACGGCTGGGACGGCGAGTCCGAGGGCACCGACGCCACGTTCACCTTCACCACCACCTCGACCGACGGCGCCGACGTGCCCGACGAGCTCGACGGCCTGGAGGCCATGGGCAACGCCGAGGGCACCATCGACTCCGGCGCCGGCGACGTCATCGACGCCGCCGAAGCCGCGATCGAGGAGGCGACGCTGAAGGAGAAGTACGGCGAGTCCGGCTCCGAGAGTGCCGAGGGCGCCGAGGGCGACGCCGGGAAGGACGCCTGA
- the ald gene encoding alanine dehydrogenase: MRIGIPREIKSGEHRVAASPSGVATLTRAGHEVLVEAGAGEGSSMPDQAYVDAGATIVDTAAEVWAKGDLLLKVKEPIGPEFDLMRPDQILFTYLHLAAAPECARALLDAGTTSIAYETVTDDYGELPLLTPMSQVAGRLAVQVGAYHLMGHFGGRGILLPGVPGTRPARVTVIGAGQVGASAVAMAHGLRADVTVLDLNPRALKRIDDIYRGTVDTVFSTAHEIERELLESDLVIGAVLVPGAKAPTLVPDELVARMKPGSVLVDVAIDQGGCFESSRPTTHDDPVFKVHDSLFYCVANMPGAVANTSTQALANATLPYALALAEHGWPGAAKVMPGLSDGLMTHEGALRNRPVAEALDLDYVPAQ, from the coding sequence ATGCGCATCGGAATCCCCCGCGAGATCAAGAGCGGCGAGCATCGCGTCGCAGCGAGCCCGTCGGGGGTGGCGACGCTGACCCGGGCCGGGCATGAGGTGCTCGTGGAGGCCGGCGCCGGCGAAGGTTCGTCGATGCCGGATCAGGCCTACGTCGACGCCGGGGCAACGATCGTCGACACCGCCGCCGAGGTGTGGGCGAAGGGCGATTTGCTGCTGAAGGTCAAGGAGCCCATCGGCCCGGAATTCGACCTCATGCGGCCGGATCAGATCCTGTTCACCTACCTGCACCTGGCGGCCGCCCCGGAGTGCGCGCGGGCGCTGCTCGACGCGGGCACGACGTCGATCGCCTACGAGACCGTCACCGACGATTACGGCGAGCTGCCGTTGCTCACCCCGATGAGCCAGGTCGCCGGCCGTCTGGCGGTGCAGGTCGGCGCGTACCACCTGATGGGCCATTTCGGCGGCCGCGGCATTCTGCTGCCCGGCGTGCCCGGCACCCGCCCAGCGCGCGTGACGGTCATCGGCGCCGGCCAGGTGGGTGCCTCCGCCGTGGCCATGGCGCATGGCCTGCGCGCCGACGTCACCGTCCTCGACCTGAATCCCCGCGCCCTCAAGCGCATCGACGACATTTACCGGGGCACCGTCGACACCGTTTTCTCCACCGCCCACGAGATCGAAAGGGAGCTGCTGGAGTCCGATCTGGTCATCGGCGCGGTGCTCGTGCCGGGCGCGAAGGCCCCGACGCTGGTGCCCGACGAGCTTGTGGCCCGCATGAAGCCGGGGTCGGTGCTCGTCGACGTGGCCATCGACCAGGGCGGTTGTTTCGAGTCGTCGCGGCCGACCACCCACGATGACCCGGTGTTCAAGGTCCACGACAGCCTCTTCTACTGCGTGGCGAACATGCCCGGCGCGGTGGCCAACACGTCGACGCAGGCGTTGGCCAACGCGACCCTTCCCTACGCTCTGGCCCTGGCCGAACACGGTTGGCCGGGTGCCGCGAAGGTCATGCCGGGGCTTTCCGACGGACTGATGACCCACGAGGGCGCCCTGCGCAACCGGCCCGTCGCCGAAGCCCTCGATCTGGACTACGTCCCCGCGCAGTAG